A region from the Vicia villosa cultivar HV-30 ecotype Madison, WI linkage group LG3, Vvil1.0, whole genome shotgun sequence genome encodes:
- the LOC131656964 gene encoding flavonoid 3'-monooxygenase-like: MSLWLIAFSTFILSILIYRFLKSTTKSSSSSLPLPPGPKPWPIIGNMPHLGAAPHQSIAALAQTHGPLMHLKLGFVDVIVAASASVAEQFLKVHDANFSCRPPNAAAKNMVYNYQDLVFAPYGPRWRFLRKISSVHLFSNKVMAEFQHLREEETAILTSKLASCYSDTKPVKLGRLLSVCTTNALARAMLGRRVFNDENGGNDPKANDFKDMILETMVLAGVFNISDFIPSLEWLDLQGVQAKMKILHKKFDAFLTNIIEEHETSNSKSEKHKDLLTTLLALRDEGDDEGNKLTNTEIKALLLNMFVAGTDTSSSTTEWAIAELVKNPKILAQVQQELDSVVGRDRNVKEEDIPNLPYLHAVIKETFRLHPSTPLSLPRIASESCEIFGYHIPKGATVLINVWAIARDPKQWADPLLFKPERFLPGGEKCGVDIKGNDFEVIPFGAGRRICVGMSLGLRMVQLLTATLAHSFNWELENGLKPEKMNMDEGFGLTLQRAEPLSVHPKPRLSPHVYSSDF; this comes from the exons ATGTCTCTATGGCTCATTGCATTCTCCACTTTCATATTATCTATCTTAATATACCGTTTTCTCAAATCCACAACaaaatcttcttcatcttcactgCCACTTCCACCTGGACCAAAACCATGGCCTATAATAGGTAACATGCCTCACTTAGGTGCTGCCCCACATCAATCTATTGCAGCATTGGCTCAAACTCATGGCCCTTTGATGCAcctcaaattagggtttgttgATGTTATCGTGGCCGCTTCCGCCTCCGTGGCTGAACAATTCTTAAAGGTTCATGATGCTAACTTTAGTTGCAGGCCACCTAATGCCGCGGCTAAAAATATGGTTTATAATTATCAAGATCTTGTGTTTGCTCCTTATGGCCCAAGGTGGAGATTTCTCCGAAAAATTTCCTCGGTTCATCTCTTTTCAAACAAAGTTATGGCCGAATTTCAACATTTACGTGAG GAAGAGACGGCAATATTGACAAGCAAATTGGCAAGTTGTTATTCCGACACAAAACCTGTGAAATTGGGACGATTATTGAGTGTTTGTACAACCAATGCACTTGCTAGGGCTATGTTAGGAAGGAGAGTGTTCAATGACGAGAATGGTGGTAATGATCCAAAAGCTAATGACTTCAAGGATATGATTCTTGAAACAATGGTGTTGGCTGGAGTTTTCAACATTAGTGATTTCATTCCTTCATTGGAATGGTTAGATCTTCAAGGAGTTCAagcaaaaatgaaaatattacaCAAAAAATTTGATGCATTTTTAACAAACATTATTGAGGAACATGAGACTTCTAATTCGAAGAGTGAGAAACATAAGGATTTGTTGACTACTTTGTTGGCACTTAGAGATGAAGGAGATGATGAAGGAAATAAACTCACTAATACTGAGATCAAAGCTTTACTCTTG AACATGTTTGTAGCTGGAACAGACACGTCATCAAGTACCACAGAATGGGCCATTGCAGAACTGgtcaaaaacccaaaaatcttagCCCAAGTCCAACAAGAATTAGACAGTGTCGTGGGTCGAGACAGAAACGTGAAAGAAGAGGACATACCAAACCTACCTTACCTACATGCAGTTATAAAAGAAACATTTCGTTTGCATCCATCAACACCTCTTTCCCTTCCAAGAATAGCTTCAGAAAGTTGTGAGATTTTTGGATACCACATTCCAAAAGGTGCAACTGTTTTGATTAATGTATGGGCCATAGCCCGTGACCCAAAGCAATGGGCTGACCCTTTATTATTTAAACCGGAAAGATTCTTACCCGGTGGTGAAAAGTGTGGTGTTGATATTAAGGGAAATGATTTTGAAGTTATACCTTTTGGTGCTGGACGTAGAATTTGTGTTGGGATGAGTCTTGGGCTTCGTATGGTTCAGCTTTTAACTGCTACGTTGGCCCATTCGTTTAATTGGGAACTTGAAAATGGGCTCAAACCTGAAAAAATGAACATGGATGAGGGTTTTGGACTTACTCTTCAACGAGCTGAGCCATTATCAGTTCACCCTAAACCCAGGCTCTCGCCACACGTGTACTCGTCAGATTTCTGA